A region from the Lysobacter antibioticus genome encodes:
- a CDS encoding KdsC family phosphatase, whose translation MPYSHLNDYPAEIRERAARIRLACFDVDGTLTDGRLTYDSEGRELKSFHVQDGQGLSLLGKFGIAVHFVTARGGVIAAQRAAELGATAHGDVADKLACVQQIAAGLGLSLDQVAFMGDDLADLKILPHVGLSVAPGNAHPWVRERVHWRTVARGGEGAARELCDLLLGAQGHAERVLTGALG comes from the coding sequence ATGCCCTACAGCCACCTCAACGATTACCCCGCTGAAATCCGCGAACGCGCCGCCCGCATCCGGCTGGCCTGCTTCGATGTGGACGGCACGCTGACCGACGGCCGCCTGACCTACGACAGCGAGGGGCGCGAGCTCAAGAGCTTCCATGTGCAGGACGGCCAGGGCCTGTCGCTGCTCGGCAAATTCGGTATCGCCGTGCATTTCGTCACCGCCCGCGGCGGCGTCATCGCCGCCCAGCGCGCGGCCGAGCTCGGCGCCACCGCCCACGGCGACGTCGCCGACAAGCTCGCCTGCGTGCAGCAGATCGCCGCCGGCCTGGGGCTGTCGCTGGACCAGGTCGCCTTCATGGGCGACGACCTCGCCGATCTCAAGATCCTGCCCCACGTCGGCCTGTCGGTCGCCCCGGGCAATGCCCACCCCTGGGTGCGCGAGCGCGTGCACTGGCGCACCGTGGCGCGCGGCGGCGAAGGTGCGGCGCGCGAACTGTGCGATCTGCTGCTCGGCGCACAAGGCCATGCCGAGCGCGTGCTGACCGGTGCGCTCGGATGA
- the lptA gene encoding lipopolysaccharide transport periplasmic protein LptA, with product MKRKPANWPALCLVALLLAPAAALARSSDRNQPMDAGADRSDCSVSSDSGPCVLTGNVKITQGTLIINAAKADIKRADGDISFVTLTGSQATLKQELDDGSPFNGRANKIEYDMPKDTIVLTGNAYVDKNGDTIKSERIVYNSKTGQVESGGTGGRVNIRMQPKSKTAAPAKGGG from the coding sequence ATGAAGCGAAAGCCCGCTAACTGGCCGGCGCTGTGCCTGGTCGCCCTTCTGCTGGCGCCGGCGGCCGCGCTCGCACGCTCGTCGGACCGCAACCAGCCCATGGATGCCGGCGCCGACCGCAGCGATTGCTCGGTCAGCTCCGACTCCGGCCCCTGCGTGCTCACCGGCAACGTCAAGATCACCCAAGGCACCTTGATCATCAATGCCGCCAAGGCCGACATCAAGCGCGCCGACGGCGACATCAGCTTCGTCACCCTGACCGGCTCGCAGGCGACGCTGAAGCAGGAGCTCGACGACGGTTCGCCGTTCAACGGCCGCGCCAACAAGATCGAGTACGACATGCCGAAGGACACCATCGTCCTGACCGGCAATGCCTACGTCGACAAGAACGGCGACACGATCAAGAGTGAGCGCATCGTCTACAACTCCAAGACCGGACAGGTCGAGAGCGGCGGCACCGGCGGTCGCGTCAACATTCGTATGCAGCCCAAGAGCAAAACCGCCGCCCCGGCCAAGGGAGGCGGCTGA
- a CDS encoding KpsF/GutQ family sugar-phosphate isomerase, with translation MTSTARPALDPAFLQSPAAQAGLAQSGRRVFEIEAQALAAVAARIDGDFTAACRLVLAAHGRVVCTGMGKSGHIARKIAATLASTGTPAFYVHPGEAGHGDLGMITDADVVLALSYSGESDEVLMLLPVLKRQGNRLIAMTGRPQSTLAREADVHLDVSVPAEACPLDLAPTSSTTASLAMGDALAVALLEARGFTADDFARSHPAGALGRRLLLHITDIMHAGEEVPRVHADASISEALVEMSHKRLGMTAIVDDAGCLIGLYTDGDLRRTLDDAGVDLRSTRIAEVMTRSPKTIGADALAVEAAQLMETHKISGLLVVDTERRVVGALNIHDLLRARVV, from the coding sequence CCCAGGCCCTGGCCGCGGTCGCGGCCCGCATCGACGGCGATTTCACCGCCGCCTGCCGCCTGGTCCTGGCCGCGCACGGCCGGGTGGTCTGCACCGGCATGGGCAAGTCCGGCCATATCGCCCGCAAGATCGCCGCGACCCTGGCCTCGACCGGCACCCCGGCCTTCTACGTCCACCCGGGCGAAGCCGGCCATGGCGACCTGGGCATGATCACCGACGCCGACGTGGTCCTGGCCCTGTCCTACTCGGGCGAAAGCGACGAAGTGCTGATGCTGCTGCCGGTGCTCAAGCGCCAGGGCAACCGCCTGATCGCGATGACCGGCCGGCCGCAGTCGACCCTGGCGCGCGAAGCCGACGTGCACCTCGACGTCAGCGTGCCGGCCGAGGCCTGCCCGCTCGACCTGGCGCCGACCTCCAGCACCACCGCCTCGCTGGCGATGGGCGACGCCCTCGCCGTCGCCCTGCTCGAGGCGCGCGGCTTCACCGCCGACGACTTCGCCCGCTCGCACCCGGCCGGCGCGCTCGGCCGGCGCCTGCTGCTGCACATCACCGACATCATGCATGCCGGCGAGGAAGTGCCGCGGGTCCATGCCGATGCCAGCATCAGCGAGGCCCTGGTCGAGATGAGCCACAAGCGCCTGGGCATGACCGCCATCGTCGACGACGCCGGCTGCCTGATCGGCCTGTACACCGACGGCGACTTGCGCCGCACCCTCGACGACGCCGGCGTGGACCTGCGTTCGACCCGCATCGCCGAGGTCATGACGCGCTCGCCCAAGACCATCGGCGCCGACGCGCTCGCGGTCGAGGCGGCGCAGCTCATGGAAACCCACAAGATCAGCGGCCTGCTGGTCGTGGACACTGAACGCCGCGTGGTCGGCGCCCTCAATATTCACGACTTGTTGCGTGCGAGAGTGGTTTAA
- the lptC gene encoding LPS export ABC transporter periplasmic protein LptC — protein sequence MSWRGMLTLILMAAAALSGWALWSQRDKNNGDGRTEARPDYVLNQFEAVVLNKEGKESFTLRAPKLTRDPDEKTLDVTTPLFLIPPKAGGNGGPWEVRSQRGWVSAEGDEVRLRGQVKADSTNAAGKAINISTEELNVFPDTNKATSAVPVRLIQPGTIMTGSGLQADLETKNVTIPNVKVRYEAKAR from the coding sequence ATGAGCTGGCGCGGCATGCTGACCCTGATCCTGATGGCCGCCGCGGCATTGAGCGGCTGGGCGCTGTGGTCGCAACGCGACAAGAACAACGGCGACGGCCGCACCGAGGCGCGCCCGGACTATGTGCTCAACCAGTTCGAGGCGGTCGTGCTCAACAAAGAGGGCAAGGAATCGTTCACCTTGCGCGCGCCCAAACTGACCCGCGATCCGGACGAAAAGACCCTGGACGTCACCACCCCGCTGTTCCTGATCCCGCCGAAGGCCGGCGGCAACGGCGGGCCGTGGGAAGTGCGCTCGCAGCGCGGTTGGGTCAGCGCCGAGGGCGACGAAGTGCGCCTGCGCGGCCAAGTCAAGGCCGACAGCACCAATGCCGCCGGCAAGGCGATCAATATCTCGACCGAGGAACTGAACGTGTTCCCCGACACCAACAAGGCCACTTCGGCCGTTCCGGTCAGGTTGATTCAGCCCGGCACTATAATGACAGGCTCGGGACTGCAGGCCGATCTCGAAACCAAGAACGTCACCATCCCCAACGTCAAGGTCCGCTATGAAGCGAAAGCCCGCTAA